In the genome of Syngnathoides biaculeatus isolate LvHL_M chromosome 14, ASM1980259v1, whole genome shotgun sequence, one region contains:
- the gja5a gene encoding gap junction protein, alpha 5a: MGDWSLLGNVLEEVHDHSTSVGKVWLTVLFIFRILVLGTAAESSWGDEQSDFLCDTQQPGCTNVCYDRAFPIAHIRYWVLQIVFVSTPSLIYMGHAVHAVRREEKRRRQEQEEAGSEAGEAEMEGEKEYLQRRESGKEAGADGKNRLRLKGPLLHTYVLSILIRTAMEVIFIAVQYMIYGVFLKALYLCTASPCPNPVNCYMSRPTEKNIFIVFMLGVAAVSLALSVLELYYLGWKSLRECVRRKAARRTLPAVAPKPLESDGPVAPRSPPPDFSRCVDPLASMASVPFSDRMALQQNSANMAAERHHGGDNLEDDEDFLRRYQPAPQPSNCRNMSAPPSGYAENKRRLSKTSGSSGRGRQDDLTI, encoded by the coding sequence ATGGGCGACTGGAGCCTCTTGGGGAATGTCCTGGAGGAGGTCCATGATCACTCCACCTCGGTGGGCAAGGTGTGGCTCACCGTGCTCTTCATCTTCCGCATCCTGGTGCTGGGCACGGCGGCCGAGTCGTCGTGGGGCGACGAGCAGAGCGACTTCCTGTGCGACACGCAGCAGCCCGGCTGCACCAACGTGTGCTACGACCGGGCCTTCCCCATCGCCCACATCCGCTACTGGGTGCTGCAGATCGTCTTCGTGTCCACGCCGTCGCTCATCTACATGGGCCACGCCGTGCACGCCGTGCGGAGAGAGGAGAAGCGCCGGCggcaggagcaggaggaggccgGGTCGGAGGCGGGCGAGGCCGAGATGGAGGGCGAGAAGGAGTACCTGCAGCGGAGGGAGAGCGGGAAGGAGGCCGGGGCCGACGGGAAGAACCGTCTGCGCCTCAAGGGTCCGCTCCTCCACACGTACGTCCTGAGCATCCTCATCCGCACCGCAATGGAAGTCATCTTCATCGCCGTGCAGTACATGATCTACGGGGTGTTCCTCAAGGCGCTGTACCTGTGCACGGCGTCGCCCTGCCCCAACCCGGTCAACTGCTACATGTCGCGGCCCACCGAGAAGAACATCTTCATCGTGTTCATGCTGGGGGTGGCCGCGGTGTCCCTGGCGTTGTCCGTGCTCGAGCTCTACTACCTGGGCTGGAAGAGCCTGAGGGAGTGCGTCCGGCGGAAGGCCGCGCGGCGGACGCTGCCCGCCGTCGCGCCCAAGCCGCTGGAGTCCGACGGCCCGGTCGCCCCGCGCAGCCCGCCCCCCGACTTCAGCCGCTGCGTCGACCCCCTCGCCTCCATGGCGTCCGTCCCCTTCAGCGACAGGATGGCCCTGCAGCAGAACTCGGCCAACATGGCGGCCGAGCGCCACCACGGCGGGGACAACCTGGAGGACGACGAGGACTTCCTGCGGCGGTACCAGCCGGCGCCGCAGCCCAGCAACTGCCGCAACATGTCGGCGCCGCCGTCGGGCTACGCCGAGAACAAGCGCCGTCTGAGCAAGACGAGCGGAAGCAGCGGGCGAGGGAGGCAAGACGACCTGACCATTTAA
- the LOC133512693 gene encoding gap junction alpha-8 protein-like has translation MGDWSFLGNILEEVNEHSTVIGRVWLTVLFIFRILILGTAAEFVWGDEQSDYVCNTQQPGCENVCYDEAFPISHIRLWVLQIIFVSTPSLVYVGHAVHHVHMEEKRKEREEAELSRQQELNEERLPLAPDQGSVRTTKETSTKGSKKFRLEGTLLRTYICHIIFKTLFEVGFVVGQYFLYGFRILPLYKCSRWPCPNTVDCFVSRPTEKTVFIIFMLAVACVSLFLNFVEISHLGLKKIRVVFRKPAPAPAQGEGSAALPPGKSLPPLAVSSLQRAKGYRRLDEEKVPPITQLYPLSEVGMEAGRGAPPFHGLEEKAEEELPMGDIPKPYDETLPSYAQTTETAGVTLQQAETANETPPVGVEGGEWQGANVEAEGAVTAEGGTAAAQAERKASDTIEDSRPLSRLSQASSKARSDDLTV, from the coding sequence ATGGGTGACTGGAGCTTTCTGGGAAATATTTTAGAGGAAGTCAACGAGCACTCCACGGTGATCGGCAGGGTGTGGCTCACGGTTCTCTTCATCTTCCGCATCCTCATCCTGGGCACGGCGGCGGAATTTGTGTGGGGCGATGAGCAGTCCGACTACGTGTGCAACACGCAGCAGCCCGGTTGCGAGAACGTATGCTACGATGAGGCCTTCCCCATCTCCCACATCCGCCTGTGGGTCCTGCAGATCATCTTCGTGTCCACCCCGTCTCTGGTGTACGTAGGCCACGCCGTGCACCACGTGCACATGGAGGAGAAGCGTAAGGAGCGCGAGGAGGCAGAACTTAGCCGGCAGCAGGAGCTGAACGAGGAGCGACTCCCGCTGGCACCCGACCAAGGGAGCGTCCGCACCACGAAGGAGACCAGCACCAAAGGAAgcaagaagttccgactagaggGCACCTTGCTAAGGACCTACATCTGCCATATCATTTTCAAGACACTCTTTGAGGTGGGCTTCGTGGTGGGCCAATACTTCCTGTACGGCTTCCGCATCCTGCCTCTGTACAAATGCAGCCGCTGGCCCTGCCCCAACACCGTGGACTGCTTTGTGTCTCGCCCCACAGAGAAAACGGTCTTCATCATCTTCATGTTGGCCGTGGCTTGCGTCTCACTCTTCCTCAACTTTGTGGAGATCAGCCACCTGGGCCTCAAGAAGATCCGCGTTGTTTTTCGCAAGCCGGCCCCCGCCCCGGCTCAGGGCGAAGGCTCGGCCGCCTTGCCGCCGGGGAAGAGCCTGCCTCCCTTGGCAGTGTCCTCTTTGCAGAGGGCCAAAGGTTACAGGCGTCTGGATGAGGAGAAAGTTCCCCCTATAACGCAACTGTACCCGCTGTCGGAAGTTGGCATGGAAGCCGGCAGGGGGGCCCCACCCTTCCACGGGCTCGAGGAGAAGGCCGAGGAGGAGCTGCCTATGGGGGACATCCCCAAACCGTACGACGAGACTCTGCCCTCCTACGCCCAGACCACTGAGACCGCAGGGGTGACGCTACAGCAGGCGGAAACGGCCAATGAGACGCCGCcggtgggggtggagggtggggagTGGCAGGGGGCCAATGTTGAGGCGGAGGGGGCGGTCACCGCGGAGGGAGGAACCGCGGCGGCCCAGGCCGAGAGGAAGGCGTCGGATACGATAGAGGACAGCAGACCTCTGAGCCGACTGAGCCAAGCGAGCAGCAAGGCCCGGTCGGACGACCTCACTGTATGA